Proteins encoded together in one Chryseobacterium taklimakanense window:
- a CDS encoding MlaD family protein, giving the protein MKFSKEIKAGAIAVISIIGFVILFQFMKGKSLFTTDNIFYAKYDNVEGLEPSSPVSINGLKVGHVDKIIPITDKSGKIHFVLKVLVDDAFEFSKKSQIEIFEPGLMSGKQVRVNLAYGGEMAKDGDTLAGSYRESMMNNISSQVGPVKDQLQEVLKRADSLMLNVNAITDAQNQAQIRALLASLNRTVSSFESTSQQTNRLLANNDPRIQQMLDNANLATISARTAIDKYGRVAEQVDVQKLNNTIDKLSLTSDKLNNVISGIQNGEGSLGKLAKDEQLYQNLNETSANLNELVKDMKANPKRYVNFSVFGKNSK; this is encoded by the coding sequence GTGAAGTTTTCTAAAGAAATAAAAGCAGGTGCCATTGCGGTAATATCCATCATAGGTTTTGTAATTCTTTTTCAGTTTATGAAGGGGAAAAGCCTTTTTACGACCGATAATATTTTCTACGCAAAGTACGATAACGTAGAAGGTCTGGAGCCTTCCAGTCCAGTCTCGATCAATGGATTAAAGGTTGGTCATGTTGATAAGATTATACCGATTACGGATAAAAGCGGTAAAATCCATTTTGTACTCAAAGTTCTTGTGGATGACGCTTTTGAATTCTCAAAAAAATCTCAGATTGAAATTTTCGAACCGGGATTGATGTCGGGAAAACAGGTTAGAGTAAATTTGGCATATGGTGGAGAAATGGCTAAAGACGGCGACACGCTTGCCGGAAGCTACAGGGAGTCGATGATGAACAATATTTCATCTCAGGTTGGCCCGGTGAAGGATCAGTTGCAGGAAGTTTTGAAAAGAGCAGATTCACTGATGCTTAATGTCAATGCTATTACCGATGCTCAAAATCAGGCGCAGATCCGGGCATTGCTGGCGAGCTTAAACAGGACTGTCTCGTCGTTCGAGAGTACTTCTCAACAGACAAACCGTTTGCTTGCAAACAACGATCCAAGAATTCAGCAGATGTTGGATAATGCCAATCTCGCGACCATAAGTGCCAGGACTGCGATTGATAAATATGGAAGAGTAGCAGAACAGGTAGATGTTCAAAAGCTGAACAATACCATCGATAAGTTGAGCCTCACTTCTGATAAGCTTAATAATGTTATTTCTGGAATACAAAATGGTGAAGGTTCTCTTGGTAAATTGGCAAAAGATGAACAACTTTACCAAAACCTAAATGAAACATCAGCCAATCTCAATGAGCTGGTGAAAGATATGAAGGCCAACCCGAAACGATACGTCAATTTCTCAGTTTTCGGTAAAAACAGTAAATAA
- a CDS encoding peptidylprolyl isomerase, with product MAILGEIRKRSWLMVGVIALALLAFLVNPDTFDQVFGKNPNILGKVNGEEITRDEYNDQLFILQQQAQQQGQPTAGLEEQAWQMMVQSKLIKQQFEKMGLKMTDDFFWSQLQYDPMFAQNPQYFDEKGNFKLQEVRKFYEGLEGSGNVQEYNQWLKTKRSIEYRMMARQLFANVSSGITVSKKEAEEMMRQRDQVADIDYVKVDYAAFLAKNPVKVTTEDLAAYIKQRPHTFKGQASRNIGLVYFPATPSAQDDAKAQAELNKLFTQGTDASGGKENFQNTTNDSMFVTLNSDLPFNPMYFKKEQLPQTIADKVAAAPLGQVFGPYKEQNFYVVSKLLDKKTSDSTLSRHILIAYKDSPAGQGVTRSKDQAKKLADSIGAVVKANPAKFTEFLNLSNDPGSAAQGGSLGWTTPETPFVPEFLAYLNSNPKGATGVVETQFGYHIINIQDKKAGAMGYKVANLVKAIKPSEATENVIDKNARRFIQQTQGKSFNDFANIAKKGNYQFSNPKNVKRFDGQLQGLGTDKDEAIIAWAFDKKREKGDSEFFVVEGTGDRIVAYLNGKQDEGLVDPESVRDQLEPVVKNQLAAKKIAEKITAAKATSLDAVANLFGTQKQSGQVNLLSPALGMAMEPKVAGAAFGVQKGKMSNPVEGMTGVYVLVKKSETVNKQPGDVKQISEAIAAQNAQMFGQQLMKSLQDNADIKDYRIEVWNKTAQ from the coding sequence ATGGCGATTTTAGGGGAAATTAGAAAGAGATCCTGGTTAATGGTTGGTGTGATTGCGTTGGCGCTTTTGGCGTTTCTTGTAAATCCGGACACATTTGATCAGGTTTTCGGTAAAAATCCAAATATTTTAGGAAAGGTTAATGGTGAGGAAATTACCAGGGATGAATATAATGATCAGCTTTTTATTCTTCAGCAACAGGCGCAACAGCAGGGACAGCCTACAGCAGGCCTTGAAGAACAGGCGTGGCAGATGATGGTGCAGAGCAAACTCATCAAGCAGCAGTTTGAGAAAATGGGCCTGAAAATGACGGATGATTTCTTTTGGAGCCAACTGCAGTACGACCCAATGTTTGCCCAGAATCCACAATATTTTGACGAAAAAGGAAATTTCAAACTTCAGGAAGTAAGAAAATTTTACGAAGGACTAGAAGGCAGCGGAAACGTACAGGAATACAACCAATGGCTGAAAACCAAACGATCCATCGAATACAGGATGATGGCAAGACAGCTTTTTGCCAATGTTTCTTCCGGAATTACAGTTAGCAAGAAAGAGGCGGAAGAAATGATGAGGCAGAGAGACCAGGTTGCCGATATCGATTATGTTAAAGTGGATTATGCTGCTTTTTTAGCAAAAAATCCGGTAAAAGTAACTACTGAAGATCTTGCGGCGTACATCAAACAACGTCCGCATACTTTCAAGGGACAGGCAAGCAGAAACATTGGTTTGGTTTATTTCCCGGCAACTCCAAGTGCACAGGACGATGCCAAAGCACAGGCTGAACTTAATAAACTGTTCACCCAGGGAACTGATGCGAGCGGTGGCAAAGAGAACTTCCAGAATACAACCAACGACTCTATGTTCGTTACTCTGAATTCTGATTTGCCATTCAATCCAATGTACTTCAAAAAAGAACAGCTTCCGCAAACCATTGCAGATAAAGTGGCTGCAGCGCCTCTGGGCCAGGTTTTCGGACCTTATAAAGAGCAGAATTTTTACGTAGTGTCTAAACTTTTGGATAAGAAAACCTCAGATTCTACACTCTCCAGACATATCCTTATTGCTTACAAAGACAGTCCGGCGGGACAGGGCGTTACCAGATCAAAAGATCAGGCCAAAAAATTAGCCGATTCGATCGGGGCAGTGGTAAAGGCAAATCCTGCAAAATTCACGGAGTTCCTTAATCTTTCTAATGATCCGGGTTCAGCGGCACAAGGCGGGAGTTTGGGGTGGACTACACCTGAAACACCATTCGTGCCTGAATTCTTAGCTTACCTGAACAGCAACCCTAAAGGTGCGACAGGTGTTGTGGAAACGCAGTTCGGTTATCACATCATCAATATTCAGGATAAAAAAGCCGGAGCGATGGGCTATAAAGTAGCCAACCTTGTTAAGGCGATAAAACCTTCAGAAGCAACTGAAAACGTGATTGATAAAAATGCGAGAAGATTCATCCAGCAAACGCAGGGTAAATCCTTCAACGATTTTGCAAATATTGCTAAGAAAGGAAATTATCAGTTTTCAAATCCAAAAAATGTTAAGCGTTTCGACGGGCAGCTGCAGGGACTTGGGACGGATAAAGATGAAGCAATCATTGCATGGGCATTTGATAAGAAAAGAGAAAAAGGAGATTCTGAATTTTTTGTTGTGGAAGGTACCGGCGACAGAATTGTGGCTTACCTGAACGGCAAACAGGACGAAGGACTTGTAGATCCGGAATCTGTGAGAGATCAGTTGGAGCCGGTTGTAAAAAATCAGTTGGCAGCTAAGAAAATTGCTGAAAAAATAACGGCTGCGAAAGCCACTTCGCTGGATGCGGTTGCAAACCTTTTCGGAACACAAAAACAGTCCGGACAGGTAAATCTTCTTAGCCCTGCATTGGGTATGGCGATGGAACCCAAAGTTGCCGGAGCAGCGTTTGGCGTTCAGAAAGGTAAAATGTCAAATCCTGTAGAAGGGATGACCGGAGTTTATGTTTTGGTTAAAAAATCTGAAACTGTAAACAAGCAGCCGGGTGATGTGAAGCAGATTTCTGAAGCTATTGCCGCACAAAACGCACAGATGTTTGGCCAGCAACTGATGAAGAGCCTGCAGGATAATGCAGACATCAAAGATTACAGAATTGAAGTGTGGAACAAAACTGCACAGTAA
- the lon gene encoding endopeptidase La — MIEFEDIDLGEMLDAEFSIVAEELNLSDTEDKQQSDTQKVFPILPVRNMVMFPNVVIPITAGREQSKKLLEEAQKNNNIIGIISQKNSNVENPEENDLFKVGTLARIVKIIVLPEGNITAITKGIQRFKTKKFVSSSPYFTAEIDTLKDSGTKNRDEYEALLENIKDLALKIIKLDPNIPNAANFAINNMGNNEDLLNFICTNANFSSLQKQNLLEEKSLMKRAQKCYELMHDDFRKLQLRDQIHQKTSKDLDKQQREYFLNQQMKTIQEELGGGAESDADELREKAKKLHWTTEVQDHFEKELARLQRQHPNSPDYNVQRNYLDFFTDLPWGNYSKDTFDIVKAEKVLDKAHFGLEDIKKRILEHMAVLKLKNNMKSPILCLVGPPGVGKTSLGKSVADALSRKYVRVSLGGLHDESEVRGHRKTYIGAMAGRILQSVKKSGTSNPVIVLDEIDKIGQGIHGDPSSALLEVLDPEQNNAFYDNYLEMGYDLSKVMFIATANTLSTIQGPLLDRMEIIEIAGYTLEEKIEIAKRHLIKKQQEENGLNRTSFKLGNPELKHIIDAHTSESGVRTLDKRIAAISRWVALQTAMEKDYDPKISVKKIDEILGVPRPRSLSEITGVPGVVTGLAWTSVGGDILFIESILSSGKGNLTMTGNLGNVMKESATIALEYIKAKHEDLGISKEDIETHNIHVHVPEGATPKDGPSAGIAMLTSMVSSFKNKKVKPHLAMTGEITLRGKVLPVGGIKEKLLAATRAGIKEVILCDANRMDVEKIKKDYLKNLKISYVKRMSDVIDLAIEN; from the coding sequence ATGATTGAATTTGAAGATATTGATTTAGGAGAAATGCTGGATGCAGAATTCAGTATTGTAGCTGAGGAATTAAACTTATCTGACACAGAGGATAAACAGCAGAGCGATACACAAAAGGTGTTTCCAATTTTGCCTGTAAGAAATATGGTGATGTTCCCTAATGTGGTGATACCGATTACTGCGGGCCGCGAACAAAGTAAAAAACTGCTCGAAGAAGCGCAGAAAAACAATAATATCATAGGCATCATCAGCCAGAAAAATTCAAATGTTGAAAATCCGGAGGAAAATGATCTTTTTAAAGTGGGTACACTCGCGCGAATTGTAAAAATCATTGTTTTACCGGAAGGAAATATCACAGCCATAACCAAAGGAATTCAAAGGTTTAAAACCAAAAAATTCGTCAGCTCTTCACCTTATTTTACTGCTGAAATCGATACATTGAAGGATTCCGGAACCAAAAACAGGGACGAATACGAAGCGCTTTTGGAAAACATCAAGGATTTAGCATTGAAAATCATCAAGCTGGATCCCAACATCCCGAATGCGGCCAACTTTGCCATAAACAATATGGGCAATAATGAGGATCTGCTGAATTTCATCTGTACCAACGCCAACTTTTCTTCACTTCAAAAACAAAATTTACTCGAAGAAAAAAGCTTGATGAAACGCGCCCAGAAATGCTACGAACTGATGCACGACGATTTCAGGAAACTTCAGCTGCGCGACCAGATTCATCAGAAAACTTCCAAGGATTTAGATAAACAGCAACGCGAGTATTTCCTGAATCAGCAGATGAAAACCATTCAGGAAGAATTGGGCGGCGGTGCCGAAAGTGATGCCGACGAACTGCGTGAAAAAGCCAAAAAACTACATTGGACGACGGAAGTTCAGGACCATTTTGAAAAAGAACTTGCCCGCTTGCAAAGGCAGCATCCGAATTCCCCGGATTACAATGTTCAGCGCAATTACCTGGATTTCTTCACAGATTTGCCGTGGGGAAATTATTCAAAAGACACTTTTGATATCGTAAAAGCTGAAAAAGTGCTGGACAAAGCACATTTTGGTCTTGAGGACATCAAAAAAAGAATTTTGGAACATATGGCCGTGCTGAAACTCAAAAACAACATGAAATCTCCCATTTTGTGTTTGGTAGGCCCTCCAGGAGTTGGAAAAACGTCGCTGGGGAAATCTGTTGCAGATGCATTGAGCAGGAAATATGTTCGGGTTTCTCTCGGTGGTTTGCACGATGAAAGCGAGGTTCGCGGCCATAGAAAAACATATATCGGTGCGATGGCCGGAAGAATTTTGCAGTCCGTCAAAAAATCCGGAACCTCGAATCCGGTAATTGTTTTGGACGAAATTGACAAAATCGGACAGGGAATTCACGGCGACCCGAGTTCGGCACTTTTAGAGGTTCTTGATCCTGAGCAAAATAACGCTTTTTACGACAATTATCTGGAAATGGGTTACGACCTTTCAAAAGTGATGTTCATCGCGACAGCGAACACACTTTCAACGATTCAGGGACCGCTTTTGGACCGGATGGAAATCATTGAAATTGCCGGTTACACTTTGGAGGAAAAAATCGAAATTGCCAAACGCCACCTCATCAAAAAACAGCAGGAAGAGAACGGCCTGAACAGGACTTCCTTCAAACTTGGAAATCCCGAACTGAAACATATCATCGATGCACATACTTCTGAAAGCGGCGTAAGGACTTTAGACAAAAGAATTGCCGCTATTTCACGCTGGGTTGCGCTGCAAACCGCAATGGAAAAAGATTATGACCCAAAAATTTCCGTCAAAAAAATTGATGAAATCCTGGGTGTTCCAAGGCCTCGAAGTCTTTCTGAAATCACTGGGGTTCCGGGCGTTGTAACCGGTTTGGCGTGGACTTCTGTTGGCGGTGATATCCTTTTTATTGAAAGTATCTTAAGCAGCGGAAAAGGAAACCTTACGATGACCGGTAATCTCGGAAACGTGATGAAGGAATCTGCAACAATTGCTTTGGAATACATCAAGGCGAAACACGAAGATTTGGGAATTTCCAAAGAAGATATTGAGACACACAACATCCACGTTCACGTTCCGGAAGGCGCGACCCCGAAAGACGGTCCATCTGCCGGAATCGCGATGCTGACTTCGATGGTTTCAAGTTTTAAAAACAAAAAAGTAAAACCGCATTTGGCGATGACGGGCGAAATCACACTGCGTGGCAAAGTGCTTCCTGTAGGCGGAATCAAGGAAAAACTTTTGGCCGCCACCAGAGCCGGGATTAAAGAAGTAATCTTGTGCGACGCGAACAGAATGGATGTCGAAAAAATAAAAAAAGATTATCTGAAGAATCTGAAAATCAGCTATGTAAAAAGGATGAGCGACGTGATTGATTTAGCGATTGAGAATTAA
- a CDS encoding DUF4349 domain-containing protein, translating into MKSIHLKLAASAILLSAVFSCKKGEVAANAVQTSTADYAVVSDSVSMAATQQVADRKFVKTADINMEVKDVYEATIFIEKQLKELGGFVTVSRLNSNVISEDTFETSDSEATLVKKYQTENRIQARVPSEKLGDFLTRINDKKMFLNSRTILAEDVTNNAKIAQLEKQKLEKTGEVIGKMKNSGDKVDRTENNLEQHNQQQIADITLADDLNYSTVDIYIKEPKIRVAEILVTNTKNIDNKYKFTFFYDAKNAFVEGFYIIQRLLVGLITIWPLMLILGFMVYFLRRKKSGLSET; encoded by the coding sequence ATGAAATCAATTCATTTAAAGCTGGCCGCTTCCGCCATTCTTCTTTCTGCAGTTTTTTCATGTAAAAAAGGTGAAGTTGCTGCGAATGCAGTTCAAACCTCAACTGCTGATTACGCCGTAGTTTCTGACAGTGTTTCTATGGCCGCCACTCAACAGGTTGCTGACCGGAAATTTGTAAAAACTGCCGACATTAATATGGAAGTTAAAGATGTTTACGAGGCCACAATTTTTATTGAGAAACAATTGAAAGAATTGGGCGGATTTGTGACCGTGAGCAGACTTAACAGCAATGTGATTTCGGAAGATACTTTTGAAACATCAGATTCCGAAGCAACTTTGGTGAAAAAATATCAAACCGAAAACAGGATCCAGGCCCGTGTTCCGAGTGAAAAACTGGGCGATTTCCTAACGCGCATTAATGATAAAAAAATGTTTCTGAATTCCAGAACAATTCTGGCGGAAGATGTTACCAACAATGCGAAAATTGCGCAACTGGAGAAACAAAAACTCGAAAAAACCGGTGAGGTTATCGGCAAAATGAAAAACAGCGGCGACAAAGTAGACCGCACCGAAAATAACCTGGAACAACACAACCAGCAGCAAATTGCAGACATCACCCTTGCTGATGACCTGAATTACAGTACCGTAGACATTTACATCAAAGAACCCAAAATACGTGTAGCCGAAATCCTGGTAACCAATACCAAAAACATCGATAATAAATATAAATTCACTTTCTTTTACGATGCTAAAAATGCTTTTGTGGAAGGATTTTATATCATTCAGAGATTACTGGTGGGCTTAATTACAATTTGGCCTTTGATGCTAATTCTGGGTTTTATGGTTTACTTTTTAAGAAGAAAAAAAAGTGGTCTTTCAGAAACCTGA